The following coding sequences lie in one Arachis hypogaea cultivar Tifrunner chromosome 4, arahy.Tifrunner.gnm2.J5K5, whole genome shotgun sequence genomic window:
- the LOC112797151 gene encoding cationic peroxidase 1-like, with protein MALPISKVDFLIFMCLIGLGSAQLSSNFYATKCPNALSTIKSAVNSAVAKEARMGASLLRLHFHDCFVQGCDASVLLDDTSNFTGEKTAGPNANSIRGFEVIDTIKSQVESLCPGVVSCADILAVAARDSVVALGGASWNVLLGRRDSTTASLSSANSDLPAPFFNLSGLISAFSNKGFTTKELVTLSGAHTIGQAQCTAFRTRIYNESNIDPTYAKSLQANCPSVGGDTNLSPFDVTTPNKFDNAYYTNLRNKKGLLHSDQQLFNGVSTDSQVTAYSNNPATFNTDFGNAMIKMGNLSPLTGTSGQIRTNCRKTN; from the exons ATGGCACTTCCAATTAGCAAAGTTGATTTCTTAATATTCATGTGTCTTATAGGATTAGGGTCAGCTCAATTGTCATCTAATTTTTATGCCACAAAATGTCCCAATGCACTTTCAACAATTAAGTCAGCAGTGAACTCTGCTGTGGCCAAAGAAGCTCGCATGGGAGCCTCCCTTCTTCGCCTTCATTTCCATGATTGCTTTGTTCAA GGATGTGATGCATCAGTACTATTAGATGATACATCAAATTTCACAGGAGAAAAGACAGCAGGTCCAAATGCAAATTCAATAAGAGGTTTTGAAGTGATTGACACCATAAAGTCTCAAGTAGAGAGCTTGTGCCCTGGTGTTGTTTCTTGTGCTGATATTCTTGCTGTTGCTGCTAGAGATTCTGTTGTTGCT CTAGGAGGAGCAAGTTGGAATGTGTTATTGGGAAGAAGAGACTCAACCACTGCAAGTTTAAGCTCTGCTAACTCAGATTTGCCGGCTCCATTTTTTAATCTTAGTGGCCTTATCTCTGCTTTCTCCAACAAAGGTTTCACAACAAAAGAACTCGTTACTCTATCAG gAGCGCATACAATTGGGCAAGCACAGTGCACAGCCTTCAGAACAAGGATTTACAATGAGAGCAACATAGATCCAACATATGCAAAATCATTGCAAGCAAATTGTCCTAGCGTTGGAGGAGATACCAATTTGTCACCATTTGATGTAACAACACCCAACAAATTTGATAATGCTTACTATACCAACTTGAGAAACAAGAAGGGTCTCTTGCATTCTGATCAACAACTCTTCAATGGTGTATCCACTGATTCCCAAGTCACTGCTTATAGCAACAATCCTGCAACTTTCAACACTGACTTTGGCAATGCAATGATTAAGATGGGAAACCTTAGTCCACTCACTGGGACTAGTGGCCAAATTAGAACCAATTGCAGGAAGACcaactaa